ATGCACTGAAAGTcttagtgagacagtgagtgttTAATGACGTGTGTGGaacttctctgcctctctctctgaagtGCTACATTTCTAAATGCACACTTATTTAACCAGGATAGTCTTAGCAACAATTCACTTTTTCAGTGAGTCATACAGTTGTGATCATGCCTTTTCAATTTGTTTTCAAAATGTCTCTTCTGCAGCTCTCGAGGCGTCATGAGCAGATGAAGAAGAATCTGGAGGCCCAGCACAaggagctggaggagaagagACGCCAGTTTGAGGATGACCGGGCCAACTGGGAGACCAATCAGCGCCTGGAGCAACAGAGACTGGATGCCTCCAGGTAACACTGTCACGCACCTGAACTGTAGTGGTGACTTTGGTTGTTACTAAAGTAGCTCTATTTAGTGTTGTCTGTTGGATAGAGAAAACAACTAAACTAGACACAATGGTCTGTGCAGAATGTAATACCAGCGTGTCCCACTAGATGTCACTGTATAGTCACCTCAACCACTGTTTGTAAATGTTTGCGTCATTTTATTGGCTTAAATACTATTCTCCTCTACAGGACTCTCGAAAAGAACAAAAAGAAGGGGAAGATATTTTAGAGACAGTCTGCAGAAACACCAAGTTGTACTTGTTGCCAATGTTGCCAGCTCGGACATCTGTGTGTGGCACCAAACCAACACCAAAGCTCATGTACAGCCCAGCTGGGTCTGCATGTACTGTCACAATGACCGGAAGAGAGCTGCCTGTGGACTTCTCCAAGGAATGTGTTTACCTTCATGAAACTTACTGTCTTAGACAGGCCAAACCCATATATAACTGAATACtgccccccccttccccccaagGTTGCATTGTCTATTTAACAACTGATGTCTACTGTTTAATgcagagcaacaacaaaaaaatgaactGTTATACAATCATGTTTCAGTGGTTTTATTTGTTTACATGCACAAAAGATCTTCAATGATGTGGAAAAGGAAATGGCATTTACAAAATCATTTTTGTTTAGTAAAGTGTAACAGATAAACCTCATACTGAACAGCTCCCCATGCAATGTAGCCTAACACGAAACGACTGTCTCAGTCTCTCAACAGGAGTAATGGGAAATCTGGAGGGTAAAATGCACCTTGGGTTTTGTTATGGCTGAAGCTTTTTCCAAAATGTAACGCTTTCTTCTGTTTTTAGCAAATTTTACTAGTCTTGGACCACCATTAACTtcataaatgttatatttcagttagtttattttttatatataccgAGCCAGCTAAagtaatgttttttgttttttttttgtatggaGAATTTTTCTGAAGCTTTGACCAGTTTCTGAAGAGGATTGACTGTTCAAAATACATTCAGTAGTCCTacaaagagcaaaaataaatgaAAGGAATATTTCTGTAACTCCACGTGTCATCAGATTATGTGGGAAAGGAAAGTCAACACCATATTTTGCTTTGGCTATGTactcatctgtattttttttatttgtattgtaCAAAGTCACTTAATAAACATGTAATAGACTTGTAATGTAATGAATTCTGATAAGAGATGCATGTTGATACTGCATTACTACGTTCAGTAGGCCTACTGAAATTTAAACAGTTTAATTGTGATACTTATTTTGCTCTGTAGTTTATTCATCTGCTTTGTCTCCACCATGTCTCCACCTTCATACAGCGGTTCTCAGTTTAGTGGTTTTACTTTTGATGTAAGTATTCTGCCACATTACATGCACAATATGAATGTTTTCAGAGCACTAACAGGTTATTTgcctgaaaagatttgacatttCACACCACAGTAATATGCATCTTCCTTAATTGTCTAAAGCAATTTTTGCAAGTACTGTTTAATTTGATGCAAAATGTTTTCAAAATATTGGACATCACGCGTGACTGAAacaatcatgcaaacacatgttCAGTGCATCCTGGTTCACACTTGATTCTTTTGATTCAAAGTTGTATGTAGCTGCTTTGAAGATCCATTAGAAGGAACCTGCAGGAATAACAGTAATCAACAGTATGTCCTAAGAGAAAGAAAAAATCATTCAGAATGAGTCAGATACACTAAATGCTGGTATTTTACCTTGTTCCTCTGAGCTCCTTTTACCCATCAGTCCAACAAAAGactcaaatttctgccctggaaAAGTTGAGAGTAGGGCTATTTCAGACTGAAAAAAGTATATCTCCCACAGTAATCCCATTTTGACATTACACACCAGAGAGCCTCTTGCAGGAATTGTATATGGCATGAGAACAGTTACACTTTAGTGGTGTTCATACCTTTATCATATATAATTATatcatttaataggatctctatgccTTGTATCCCATTGATATCTTCATACTAGTAGCCTCAGTTAAATGCTATTGAAATTGTCATTGCCAACCATGTCTAATGCATGCAACACTTACTTCTTCTTGTTACCTGGGATTTTGCTGCAAAGAGTGGAAGGGAAAAAGCAAAAATACAGATGAGCTTTTATAGAAATAGAATACATGTCCTTTAAAATATTGAATTATAATTAGGAAGTAGTTAGCATACCGGAGCCTCTTTTCCCCATAAGACCAAAGAATTTGCGTGACTCAGGTTTTCGAGTCATTCTTTTCAGGATTTCTTTGTATTGCTCAGATTGTGGCCATTTGCTCTGAATAAATAGAATACACAATTTAGCTTATTCATTTGAAATGTAGCCTAGGCTAATCATGAGATGCAAATTATGAAGCCTATCACTGCCCGTGGCTGCTTCCTAAATAGTCCACATTTCCAAATGTAAGGGACAGTGctgaaacatttttttaaatcttaaTTTCGACAATGACACTATAGGCAAACATATTTTtgacaatttgagagaaatgtcCTACCGTTTCATTGTCTTCTCTCCAACTGTCgtcaaaatagattttttggctGAGGACAGTTGCCAAAACGAGGGAAAATACCATGAGTAGAATTATCTTCATTGTGTTAGCAGGTGTGCTGTGCGTAAAGTTGTTCCTCTTCATGcgtttattttatttgatgagAGTAACTTCACTGATAAAACCAGACTAATGGCCTGAATAAATACAGAATACCTATAATATCAATAGTTCAAAGATGCAGCCTGCTGGAATACCCCATGGAGCAAATTTTAACAGAGAGAAGTGCGTCTATCCATTGGCGTGACATTACAATCGGCGCGCCGGCGTTTTTATGCAGAGACAGAGCTTAAGTGGATGTCAATGTCAAGCCGTTTTGTTGTAACATAATTAGGTCATATTATGAGTCAGTAGGTTTGTCTTTGTGTTTTATTTCTGAAGGGGTAAACCACTGTTGCTTCTGTTCAACTGAGAAAGAGTGCGATGTGTCAGAGTGAGCGAGAAAGCAGGTATGTGTGAGAGTCTGTTCAACTGAGAAAGAGTGCGATGTGTCAGAGTGAGCGAGAaagcaggtatgtgtgtgtgagagagagagagagcaagaaagagacagagcgTGCATGTACAGTGAAATCCTTGAAACAAGCACACATACAGTAATAATCCTTGCGTCTAAGACTTTTTAGCATTTATGGGCCACCGTACAAGTAAACGCGCCCACTTCATACATCCCTTGGAATAAACAAGGAAGTACTCGTTATTGTACAATCTGTCAAGTCCTGGCTTAATGCTATcagtttaataaaaaaataaaaaaaataataataatacatattttgCATTTAAACAGCAATGACCCAAGATACTGCTGTGTGCAAATTGATTTAGAAAATTATCGACATACCGCCACAGTTGTGGGAGGAACAAATGGCTTGGTTATCATCAACTTTGGTGCTGTGCTGCTTAACAGTAACGTTAGGCCTACATGTAATTCAAATTGATGCAACAGCGAAAATCAGAGGGATGAAGTCAACTCATAATTTAGACTACGACGAGCGTGAATTCTCACCATCTACATTTGCGCATAGCACCATCAACTTCGGATCCAAAATAACTCTTCAACAAGTCACAGAATTGGAGCCAGGTAACACAGCTCCAGCTTTCAAAGTGGTAACCCTTGATGGAGAATTCGTTTACCCGCCACTTGCAGGGTTGAAAGGGCCATTGATAATTCATGCTTTTACCAACAAGTCTGCCTTTTTGGAGTGCCTGTGGAACTCCGAGTCGTCATTAACCGACTTGGTCCAGAACCTACCCGATAGCACACAAGTCCTCTTCGTGTCTcttgatgacagctctgtcaACGATGCCTTATGGATGAGAGATCAAGTCCTTCGGGTAACATCGCATAGGTAGCAACACAAATGTTTACTGTTGCTTGTTAATATAGAGGAGACAGGTCATTGAACTGAACTGACATATTACAACTTTCCCTTTGTGTTTCTGTTCAACAGAAAGAAAGAGGTTTTGTCCAGATTGCACTTCTCCCCTGTTCCTGTATTTTGTTTGGGAAACTGGATTCCCAGTGTGCTGTACTCTTGGGGTTGTTCCGGACACAACTGTGGCCTTTCTCAGGCAGTTTTTACATCTACAGGTAGGGAATAGTCTCTATGCACTGTAGGACTGGTGCACTCATCAAAGCACCAGTGGAAGTTTCATTGTCCCTTGCATTTAGATCCCAACTGTTTGTGGTCCATTTAACTTTTGTTTTTGACTATTATTATTCTATCCTAGATAAACATATTATAGTT
The genomic region above belongs to Oncorhynchus mykiss isolate Arlee chromosome 3, USDA_OmykA_1.1, whole genome shotgun sequence and contains:
- the LOC110515750 gene encoding protachykinin, yielding MKRNNFTHSTPANTMKIILLMVFSLVLATVLSQKIYFDDSWREDNETSKWPQSEQYKEILKRMTRKPESRKFFGLMGKRGSAKSQVTRRRQKFESFVGLMGKRSSEEQGSF